The Phragmites australis chromosome 1, lpPhrAust1.1, whole genome shotgun sequence genomic interval TTCAATACAGCAAGCAGCATTAGTGTAAGATAAAAGATATGGCTTACCTTGAACATTTCACCAAAAAGTCCTTCTAGTGGGTTCTGGCGCCGTATATTATAAAATTTTGCAGCTATTTCATCCAGTAACTGCAAAACGCAACCATCCATCTCATGAGCTCTCTTTAAGCtagtatttttttagttttgatatCATATTATGCTAGCAAGCTAGTTCCAGCAATAGCAACAATACAACTTCTATTTTCAACCATTTATCTCTCCTTTTGCAGAAAAAGAAGGCACTAACATACAATAATAAACAAGCATATCATAAGAACAGTTGGCCCTTTATCAACAGTTCCTATAGCTTTTGATGGACATCTTAGGCACGGTAGGCTGTCGAGGACTCAGCACAATTCCTACAGGATCTAAAATCATCGTCTtttatgtaaatacatattacCAATATCTGTGGAAAAAAATTCAAGCTCTTCTCCTTGTTCCTGTCAAATTCACATTTAAAGTTAGAGATAAAATCTTAAACCATCTAAAACTGCTGGGGATCTGGTGCTACCTGAGATGCAAAGTACTCAGTGACACTTAAAAAGGAACAAACAGTAAAACATGGCATGTGATGCTAAACAGCTGTATTTAAGTCTTAACAGCTACAAAATATTAGATAAAAAGCACTACCTCCTCAAACACAGGGTCACGGTCTGTACTTGTCTTATACTTCTGTCTAAGTGTCCTAAAAAGAGGGTAAGCATCTCTTTCAAGCCTGTAAACAGTGTCACGTGTTAAAAAAGCCCACAACCACCGGAAGGAATAAAGAGCTGCTCGCTAGAATAAAATAAAGCCTAACTTTGGAGAGTGATTccatgaaatattttttttagataatgattCCATGAAATATATGTACATACAAGTAACAAAATATAAAACTATCCTGAAACGTTCTATTAAGATTGTTTCAAACATATATGGTGACTTGAATATGTTCAAACAGTAGAATCAGTTTGTTCAAAGGGAAAATAAAGCTATCGGCATATTACAGAAGTACATGCGGCAGTGTCAAAATACGAAAATATGACATCAGCGATTTATGATTCATGCATTCAAATATAATAACTCCTACGGTCCTATTATATGATTCAAATATAACTCTTACACCTATTACATCATGCAGTCTAATAGCAAAACCTTAACCAAATCTAACTGTTTGAACTTCACCAATAGCTCACTGGGAAGTTGTCAAGAATAAAGTTCTACTATTCTACAAGAAAGAAGAGTGACGCTATCAAGCTATACTTGTCAGGTTGGCATATTTAATTACTTTGTGGTCTTGCATACATTGAATGAAACAAAAATTGCCTTCATTCTTAACCATTGATGAGATAGTTACATGTATCCATGGTCTTTACTGAAAATATTTCCTAAATGGACCAGGACATGAACATATCAGTTAAACTGGTAATAATTGTTCCACATCAAGTCATCAAGAGCAATACATGAATCTTAGGTGGAAAGATCATCCAAGATTAGGCAATCTACTCATATAAAGCTAAGCCATGGAAGCATTTGCCATACCTCTGAGCTGTTATTTTATCTTTCTTTTgatagaaaatataaataatagatTTGCAATTGACAATAGAGAACTATTCATGCAAAACAGCAACATTCATTCCGTGTATGTAACGAGAAAACCACAGAACAGATGTCCAGTCTGAAAGATAGGACAGACTAATGTTGACCAAAGAGTGGATAAATAGGGCAAACTTACGTTGGTAAAAGATACTTGATGAACTGAATCAAATCTGTTCTTGGAAGTTCCGAGTCAGCAGATTTTAGTTGTGCTTTCATCTCATCCATAAGCAAATTTGCATCTCTCAAATTCCCTTGAGATAGGTACCTTAAGGAAAGAGCATTATGTCAGAAAACTGAATACCTTCTATCCCCATAACGCTAATATACTATATTATACCATCAATGAAACAGCCTAGTTTACATTTTAGTGTGTTGCATTCCATTATGACCCAAATGGGATTTGTGATCGCACATCAGGATATTTCATTGAGGCGATAGATCCTACTTAGTGTTGTTATTAAATCATGGTACCATTCCATATATTGCATGCATCCTTAGCACAATGTAAACTCTACCTATCATTGTAAATAGAACAGAAACCAGACATATCCTGCATTGCAAAATGCACTGAAGGTCTGTACTCATACACGGAATGGATATCCTCCCTTCccctcaaagaaacaaaacaaaatcatatGAAAGGATATCTTACATTAGGACCCCACGTGCAATTGCAATATCATCTTCACCAGGGTAGCACTGCACAATAGAACAAAAAAGATTAGAGTACTTAACAATCATAATATGTAACACTTATTTGTTAAGCGATCTAAAAAACATTTATTTGTTAAGAACAAAATCATTACCTTGCTCATAAAGTTCACCAGCATAGAAGCAAACTTTTTAGGATCATTTCCACGCACAAAATGACTTGAGACTTTAGTCATGTCCTGCAGTCAAGGCACTAGACATAAAAAACttggagcacaatcacaaaacACTAAAAATAGTAGCAGCAGTAGTGACCCGAAAAAAATGAACTCTAGCATAGCAGACATTGGCATCCTTATCAGCCAATGATTATAGCAAGTTACCGTTTCTGGAGATTCAGAATATATGTATTCTGCTAACATAACATGCAGCTCAGGAGATCCATTCCTTGATGTTCCAAACTCAGCAGACCACCTTAATAGATGGATGATACATTATTAGTACCATATGAAGATAGCAACTCGAAAAGAAGGAGAATCATCATGATACCCAGTAACAGAGTACACACAGTAAAGATGTAATTCCAAATAACTTTTGGAAATAGTTTTGTATATCAGCATCAAAACTACAAAATATATTAGCAAAAGTCAGACTTCATCATGAAACAACATCATGACCAACTCTAGAACTGTTTTTCCCAAGATTAATAATGACCATGAAGCAACAAATAAAGTACTAATTAAAGCATGTGGATGAGGGCAattatttatgaaaaaaatatatctttatTATCTTGACTTTACCAATTGAATCGCCATCTGCATTTTCATAGATGAGAGCAAATGCTAAGGTGTCACAACCATGTGTTTTCCTACCACTATAACTTCAATAACTCATTGATCTTCTCTGCTTGGTCAATAATGGTCCCGCACTGTCCAATTATCCATGGCTTTCAACAATTTGAAGTTGAAATGTTGAAATCCACTTAGAACATTACACCAGTTTGGATGAAATAATTTTATGATTGAATGACAAACATGTATGGTTCACTTGCATTTAGCAAAATTACTGTAGCGTCACCTGATAGCAGCTTTCAGGAATGATGAACAACTCTCTGCGCGCACTTTTGCGGCAGAAATAGCTTCAGATAACTTCTGCCCATCATCGTCATAGTCATCTCCAAGGAAATGGGGAACAGATATCCTGGGGAAAGCCTCGTACATCTTTCTGATACGATCTAAGGTTATACAATATAGTCACAATCACAAAATGTGATATCTATTAACCAAACTTATTGCATGCCATAATTTCTTAAGGAAGAGCGCTTTATTCAGTTAATTTAGAACCACAAAAGGAACAATAAGATTTTCTGCATGGAAGGTTCATCAATCTTTTTTGCACAATGGACTTGTTTGGAGAATGCTAAAAAGAACATATTGCAAACATGTTCTGAAGATCAAATATTGTCTGATTTGCTACTTTAAGGAAGAATAGACAATTAAAAGGCAAATTGATAAACTTAAGGAAATGCTAATTTACAATCAATAAAAAGAACTTTTGTACTGTGCTgcactaaaagaaaaaaaaactgaccAAAAGTTTCTTCACTATAAGGAAGCCCTCCCTTGACAAGGGTGTCCACAAACATGACAGCAAGTTCAGCACCACAAGTTACCTGAAATTGTTAATAAATAAACACACTGAGATCTTTTACCAATAAGTAAAACATGGAAGGATTTCAAAGTTCTACATGCTGCTACTTCTACCATGGATTGGGTCAAATACCACTTCAGGTTGATGCATGTGCATAAATAGATAATAACAAATCGGTGTACTAGCATTAACTGCAGGCTGCAGCAAATCCAAAGCATCTCATTCTCACTGTACAACAGCATGATGGGCTGCTATGATAACCTCTGTTTTCTattaaagaaacaaaatggAATACAAATTTGTAATGCCTGTTCTATAACTTTTCAGATGTGCAAAAGAAGGAAAATAAACACATGAAGAGACATTGGCAGATTGTTGCAGAGGAAGCAACTGCATGTATAAAATAGCTAGCATGAATTTTTTTCCCCTATTTTAGCTGTGCAGCTCCTCAGtggaagaaattttgaagaagaataTGCAGTTGGGTAATTTCAtagggaaaaagaagaaaacttgCACAATGAGATTGAATTAATGTATATAAAGATCTATGAAATTTGCTGCTGACAACATCTTTAAACTTGCACTGTCACATCATAAAGCAAGAAAGTAACCTGCCCATGCTTCAATTGTACCAAAGCACCTGACTGAAGAATGTCCAAGGCTTCCAAATGCTTCTGAGCAGCAATATACCTACACGAGAGGTGCCAAAGTTAGTTAAGATGGTTTACTATATTTTGATCCTTGAGACCACATTCTTTATCCAATTGATTCTTGTTAGATTTATGTACAGTACATATCCTCAGGTTATTTTTTTCTGATTACTCCGGTATACTTTGATGCTTGCAACTACATTATTTCTCCAATTGATTATCGTCAGATTTATGTAcagtatgtgtgtgtgtgtctccACAGGTTAATTTCTTTTCCTAAATTACTCTGAAGAATATGCACTGTCCTTTTGACATAAGAAATACATAGACAGTTGCTCTGTCATGTaatacaaaattttaaaatatactgAAGCATGAGATCATCAAAATGGTGAAAGCTTAAAAGGGAGCCAGACACTGTGTCTTAAGTCAAATCATATACGTAGTACCTTGCACTGGTTGACTTGTACATTTGTTGGGCTTCATAGTAATTTCCTCCTTCCACCATACTCTCAAGTTTTTCAATTGTCTGAAACACATAATTCACCATTACAAAATTAATGAGTAAATAATCCACAAGCCCTGTGCGTGAAATGCTACTTAATGCTGCCAAGGAAGCACGAGGAACTCGCCTAACAGCTAATGCAACAAAAGGTGCAGAAAAAAATACTTCGGAGTAGATAGGACAAAGTGCCATTGCTAACACACTCTCTTTCCGCACTAATGCTCTCGGAAGTTGAACTTTCATCCGCTCGCACGAACGCTCAAGCCTCCTTGTAATAGAGGCACTGAGCACGAATCGGCGCTTGAACCCTAGTTCCAACAAATTCGCCATGGGATGCGACTCCTCTGGGGCCCAGGCGTCGCTCCCCCGAGATCCAACTCGCGTCGCGCACACGCCTTCAAGCCACACGCGCCAGCGCTAATGCAGGCACGCTTACCCACACACGAGCTCACCGCACGCGCGGGCGTAAGCAGAGGCCAGAGGGAAGGGGTAGACGGGGAGAGGGATCCATCACCTTCTCGGGAGGAGGCAGCTCGCGCCGCGACCTCATGCTCATGGACCGCGACATGGCTCCCAGGCGAGCTAGCCTCGGCTGcggcagcgacggcggcgggcggcggtggTGATCGGAGTCGCCGCGTCGCTGAAGGAATTCGCCTTCGGGACAACACACGGCCTGCCTTGGCTTGGCTTTTGGGTGGGCGGCCGCTGATCGTGCTCCCGCGAATCTTAAAGCGGTTCGCTCTCCGCTGTACGCCCTATTTCTTGTCTCCAAACCCCTTGGGAATCCACTTATTTCCAGACTTTTACTTTTCTGACACTCTTTCTTCTCTCGCTGATGGTGTTCACCGTCACAAGCAGCAACTTGTATTCTACTTAGTCACTGCACACTTATTTCACACGTATAAAATCAATTTAGGATATGATAAattgaagaaataaaataatataatataataaaagagaaattgaatgggagattaatgtttttttaatgtataaaaatcaaatattaaACGTCGAGATATGTAATACAAATTAtgagagattaaatatatttttgtaagGAGGAAAGAAATCTAACTTTgcaatttaattatttattaatttaggtGTACAGTAAAGATCAATAGAATTCGTGAATTTTATAAGAATATAGATAgagaatattaaaaaaaaaccctcatAGCATAAGAATATTACACATAAACAATGTATAACGATAAATATCTCTAACCTTCACCTCCATGGCTCCATTCCGGAAACGACAATGTACGAAATGTACGACCTACTTGAATTCTTACATTCCTATAGCAGATGGTTACTGGGTAGAAAAGGTTGATAATATCCAAAACGAAGATACATTCACGTGATGATGGAATGGATTATTGATGCATCCAACGAAGTATATTTTTCTCGCTCAGATTGTTGGGTGGCAAGTGATGTGTGATGTTCTTTCACATAAGCAAACTAAGTTCTTCTTTTTTCAAGTCTTACATTAATAAATTACCAACCACAACACGAATCGCTTTATATAGCAGCTATGGAATACCTCGTGGTCGATGAAGCTAAATAGTTTGTGCTGGTTACATGTAAAAACTATAAGTTTATGCTGCGTACATATAAAACAGGTAATAGCGACAGGGCTCAGCCATGTTGTTGATGTGGCATGCCTGCCTCTCCACCTCTCCTGTCCTCCACCAGAAGCGTGTCGCATTTTCACGGAGCTCATCTGACATAATGTCATAGGGCAGTTGTCGCTGACATGTGAGCCTAAATGTGAGAGGCCTACATGTTAGTGACAATTGCCCTCTGACGTGAACCGATTCTGTCGCATTTGCCTCCAGCGACCGAAGCAAGGAGATTGCAATGGCGGTCTCCACTGCTTCCCACCTCttgccccctctcctctccccgtctcctcatcctccactTTGTCACTCGCGCTTCTCCCTTGTTCGCGTCGCCAAGTCGGCCCCTTTCTTGGACCACCTCCTTTCCTTGCCTTTGTTGCACGAATTCATAAATAACTCACAGATGTTTGATCTCGTCCGGTTCTTGGAAAGCTGGGTACAAGTTGGATCACGGTTAATACGATGGCTAGTGAGTAATAGCTATATTAGGAATTGAAGTAAGGACAGTATGAGTGGATTCTGGACTTGGTTGTTCCTTGCTAAAATCCACCTTTTTGTAGCATATATCTTTTAATTTGAAGGTGATAAAGAATGACATGCTACAAGAAGTCCAAGACATTAGTTTAAACCAAAGGATAACGGTAGAAAGCTCCCCCGTATAAACTAtatagccccccccccccctctagctTGGATCCCTGACAATGCACCCTTTGTAACGGTACTACATGACCATTTTCGTGAAAATGTTTGGCTTTTCTATTCCCTTGAGGGGAAATTAGGACTTCATGTTTAGAAATGGCTCCATAATGTACCATGCTCCATCCAATTTCGTGCAGCTTCTACCATCATGTGCGTGCGTAGTACTATCTCTCCTTATATGTATTTCTGCTCATGCTACCATTGTGGGCTCTGGTGGATTCTAGTTCGAATCACTATCAACTGACATTGTCATCAAGGTGCAAAACTAATTTGCTTGCTCCAGCTTACTGATGGAGCAACAGTTGGTTCTGCTAATTATGATCCTCAAGTTCTTCAGTATTTCATCTGTCAGTAGCTCAGTACATGGTCATATGAATATGTGATTGTAGGTCCGAAGCTGTATTATCTATTGGTACTCACCTAATCCCACACCCAAGAAAGGTCAGCCATTTATTTCCACTACATAATTCTAGTTGCTTGCAGAGCTCTCTACTTTTTCTCACTTTATGGGTCTTGAACTTAATAAATTTTGATAACCTTGTCATATTTTCCAGGCTGCGAGTGGCGGAGAAGATGCTTTCTTTGCGAACAGCGATGCTGGTGGAGTATTTGCCATTGCAGATGGTGTTTCAGGGTATGTCATCTTTGCTGCAATGAATTGTTTTTCCCCAAAAAGAATTGGGGTAATGAACTGTGATCaatgctttttttctttctcgttacaattttcttttcttctccctttccTTTCTGTGATGGTGTATTATACTGCGCACAAAGCAATTGAAGCAAAATACACTTGTGTCATTGTGTGCTCCACTGCAAATCTGCAGACAAAACAGTGTGCTCCTCCTAAATTGGATTTCAATACTAATGGAAATACACATTCAAATCAGCTAAGGATATCAATGGGACATGATCCTCTATTCCTCACGGGAAATTCCTCTATTAAGGAATAAGGATGGAGAGATTTTATCACCGCAAATTCATATGGGGACAAAGACAGGAAGACGCTTCCTATTCCTCCCCGTTATATCCTaatatcatatatatacatatttttttaagtatataaatgtacaaaCAATATATTAcgtagagtaaataataaattattattttttatctaactTACGATATTTAACCAATCTTATATTAATTATCCTCATATGTATCAATAAATTACATATTTATACTATATATACattattaatatatagaaataattaaatataatttaattttacatTCCTATTAGAGATCTGATCCCATAAAATTTCTCAAGAgaataaagataaaaaaaatcttttcccAACAACTAAATAAGAACGGAAATAAAAAGTATTACCTGACGAGGATTGATCCTGTTGCCATCCTAAAATCAGCTACGGCCTACGGAGCAGTCTACCGTTTCACTTTTACGGCTTAATGGAATACGCCTTCGAAGCAGGATTACGTTTTTTTTTCTCAGTCGCTTACGACCCTCTGTTTGCGCGAGAGCCAAAAGGCATCAACCAAAGCGCCGCGAACCCTCCAACCCTAAGCACAGCACGCACTCCTCATGGCCACCACCacgccggcggcggtggccgcgCGGAAGCGCGCGCTGACGGAGAAGCGGTTCTCGGAGCTGTCTCCCGCGCTTTCCCCGGAGATAGTGGAGGCACTGGACAGCAGCGGATTCCGGCGGTGCACGCCCGTGCAGGCGGCGACCATCCCGCAGCTGCTGTCGCACAAGGACGTCGCCGTCGACGCCGCCACCGGCTCCGGGAAGACCCTCGCCTTCGTTGTTCCCGTCGTCGAAATCCTCCGCCGCCTCTCCTCCCCGCCCAAGCCCCACGAGGTCACCTCACAGCTCCTGACCTCCATGCCTCCTCCTCTGCTCTGTTCTTGTGCTACTACTTACAAAAAAATGCATCTTTTGCTCACTACTGATCAATAAATGAATGGATTTTTGCAGGTTCTTGCCATCATCATCTCTCCCACAAGAGAATTGTCCTCGCAGATATACAATGTGGCGCAGCCCTTTTTCGCGACGCTGAAGGGCGTGTCGTCCATGCTCCTTGTTGGTGGGCTGGACATCAAGGCAGAGCTCAAGAAAGTGGAGGAAGAGGGCGCAAACATACTGGTGGGTACTCCCGGGAAGCTGCATGATGTAATGGACCGCATGGACATTCTGGAGTTTaagaatcttgaggtggttttgGAGACGATGGAATCTTGCGTGTGATTCTTATATTCTGATTTGGCGAAAACATGTCGTGCTGATGTTGTCTCTATTCTTTTTTGCTTGTGCTTCGGAAGCAGATTTTGATCCTGGATGAGGCTGATAGGCTCTTGGATATGGGATTCCAGAATCAGATTACCTCGATAATTTCGAAATTGCCGAAGCTGAGGAGGACTGGGCTTTTCTCAGCTACCCAGACGGAGGCCGTGGAGGAGCTTTCCAAAGCCGGGTTGAGGAATCCTGTGAGGGTTGAGGTTAAGACAGAGGCAAAGCCGATGAGTAAAGATGATGGTCAGCAAGAGCTTGGTCCATCCAAAACACCACTGGGGCTTCGATTGGAGGTATGTTGATATACTTTTGTAAAAGCAGCTGGATGGTTTTTGATGGTTGCCACTGTCGATTTGGCTGTTTGTAATAGACTTACTTTGTTTTTTGTTATGATCATGCCGGTTAGCTGTCTCATATTTGTAACTGTTGCATGCAAATCATAAGCCTGTTTTGGTGCAGTATATGATATGTGAAGCATCAAAGAAGTCATCACAGCTTGTTGATTTCCTTGTGCAAAATAGTGGGAAGAAAATAATGGTGTAAGTACACGCCGAACTGAAATTTATGTTTGCACACttatcttctttgttgtgtGTGTATCAGTGTGCCAACTTTTGAACGCTTCTATACTACTTGATTGCAGATATTTTGCAACATGTGCTTGTGTAGATTACTGGGCTGTCATTCTTCCACATCTGAACTCGCTTAAAGGTTATTCAATAATTCCTTACCACGGGAAGATGAAACAGGTTATAGCAAAACactttatttttcatgtttgtaCCTTCATTTTTGTACTATCGAATGTTGATATGGAGGCGTTGTAATAACCTACTTTCCATTGTTTTTCTTCATAATGACTGCTTCCACCCTTTCCTTTTCTGATCTGTAGGGCCCTCGAGAGAAAGCTTTGGCATCattttgtgctctttcaagTGGTATTCTAGTCTGCACTGATGTTGCAGCAAGGGGTCTTGACataccacatgttgatctaattgTGCAGGTTATATTCTACTCATACCTCCCTAAACTGATTCTTTATGTTCGGGCATCAGCTGACAGAAATCATATGCATTCGTTCATGCAGTATGATCCACCTCAAGATCCCAACGTTTTCATACATAGAGCTGGCCGTACCGCACGTTATGATCAAGAAGGAGATGCTATTGTGTTTCTCTTACCAAAGGTATTTGTTCTGTGTTGAGTTTCTGTTTTTCGTTCTGTAAGTGAAAGTCAGTAGTTGGATTTATTTGTCTATGCAAATGTATGTAGCAATACGAGAGCAGAAAAACAAACTTAAGGTTACTTGCACTGCAGGAGGATACTTACGTTGAGTTTTTAAAGCTTCGAAGTGTACCTCTCACAGAAAGGGAGTGTCCCACAAATGCTGAAGATGTTGTACCACAGGTGGGTTTTTCTTGTATAGATATCATTTAGGTGGGTTGAGATACCACTTGAGATATCAGTCATATCATGTTGTTATTATATCTAAATCCAGAATGGTTACCCTACTTAGGAGGGAAATGTGCTGATTAGTAACCAATATACCACGTTGTTCTGCAGATTAGAAGTTCTGCACTCGAAGATCGTAATGTAATGGAGAAAGGACTTAGAGCGTTTGTTTCATTTGTTCGAGCATACAAGGAGCATCACTGCTCTTACATTTTCAGATGGAAAGACCTTGAGATTGGGAAGTTAGCTATGGAGTATGGTTTACTCCAGATCCCATCCATGCCAGAAGTGAAGCATCATTCTCTTTCACTAGAGGGATTTATTCCTATTAACGATGTTGATGTTACACAAATCAAGTACAAGTAAGAACTCCATCCACGAACATAACATAATTTGCATTGTTTCTGCTGCCCTGTATTTTTAGTAACAGCTAATTCACTGACAGTGCAGGGAATAGTTGTGTTAGTGTTGGATCTTGTAGCAGATGAAATATTCATATTTGAATGATAATATGTGAAACAGGACTTCTCCCTGACAAAATGAAAATCTCAAATATCTTGCACCAAGTGTTTTGCAATTAAAGTGTGAACATTAAggctgtttttttctttctttcgagCCTGTCTTTTCTTTATGTGAACATTGAGCCAAAGAGAATCAGCAATTTGTAGTCGAGAGATGGTGTCATTTGTTCTACTTGATTACTTGAAATCTTGAATGCTAATATCACGTTGGGGTTGACATGATTTCTGTCTTGCTTCACTGCAGGGACAAAGCTCGAGAGAAACAACGCAAAAAGGCACTGAAAAGGAAAGCAGAAGAGGAAGCCCAGAATCCAAagccagagaagaagaaagctcgGGAGAAAGCCGAGAAACCAAAGCGCAAGAAGACAGGTAAGCAGCGCCAGTCAGTCCAAACCAAGGAGGACTTGGATGAGCTGGCACACGAGTACCGCCTTTTGAAGAAGCTGAAGCGTGGAGACATCGATGAAGACGAGTACGAGAAGCTCACCGGATTCGGAGACTCTGATGGTGAAGCTTCTGGTGGGGATGCGGGTGACTTGGAcgagagaagggagaagggcAACAGGGTGCAAAAGAAACTCAAGCAGAGAGGAAAGGGCAGAGGAGGGCCTAGGAAGTTTGAAGGGAAGAGTAAAATGAGGAGCAACAGGAGATAGGAATACATACGGTGTTATTGAAAAGAATATTTTTGCCAGTTTTAATTCAATTTTCCAGTTCTATGAGAATTTTTGCGTAGAAGCAATGCATGTTACAGGTCGAACAGATCGTGCTAACTACGGCCCTCGTTTGATGTGTGGGGTGGCCTATGCTGGAAATTTTGTCTGGCTTAATCTGAATCCTTCTTTTCAGCTAAAAGCTGAACAAAAAAATACTGAAACACATCCAGTCATTGAGCACGTTAAGTGAATGCTGTTGTTCTGATTCCGGGCCGCGTTTTGCCGAATTAGAACTTTGGGTTACTAGCAAACAGAGAATAATTTGTTGCAAGAACGAAGGGCAGAACTTCCGTCGTAAGAGAGACGCAAAATCTCTGATAAACGTCCTTGTGTTGCATGTAGTGAATGGAGATCAAAAGTACGCGTGTTGTATCGACGACGCTGGTTTGTTTCCTAACGTAACAGACGTCGCATATCAGCAAAAGCAACATGCCGAAGGCGCCGTGATAATTACACTTCACGATTGGCTTCGCGTAGTTCTGTTACAGTTAATGATTACTCCCTCCATCCTAAAATATAGAAcgtattaaaatttaaaaaatctttaaaagtatactttgactattaatttgttttacaatatattatcaattgctataaaattaatGTCATA includes:
- the LOC133886652 gene encoding DEAD-box ATP-dependent RNA helicase 18, yielding MATTTPAAVAARKRALTEKRFSELSPALSPEIVEALDSSGFRRCTPVQAATIPQLLSHKDVAVDAATGSGKTLAFVVPVVEILRRLSSPPKPHEVLAIIISPTRELSSQIYNVAQPFFATLKGVSSMLLVGGLDIKAELKKVEEEGANILVGTPGKLHDVMDRMDILEFKNLEILILDEADRLLDMGFQNQITSIISKLPKLRRTGLFSATQTEAVEELSKAGLRNPVRVEVKTEAKPMSKDDGQQELGPSKTPLGLRLEYMICEASKKSSQLVDFLVQNSGKKIMVYFATCACVDYWAVILPHLNSLKGYSIIPYHGKMKQGPREKALASFCALSSGILVCTDVAARGLDIPHVDLIVQYDPPQDPNVFIHRAGRTARYDQEGDAIVFLLPKEDTYVEFLKLRSVPLTERECPTNAEDVVPQIRSSALEDRNVMEKGLRAFVSFVRAYKEHHCSYIFRWKDLEIGKLAMEYGLLQIPSMPEVKHHSLSLEGFIPINDVDVTQIKYKDKAREKQRKKALKRKAEEEAQNPKPEKKKAREKAEKPKRKKTGKQRQSVQTKEDLDELAHEYRLLKKLKRGDIDEDEYEKLTGFGDSDGEASGGDAGDLDERREKGNRVQKKLKQRGKGRGGPRKFEGKSKMRSNRR
- the LOC133886564 gene encoding protein GET4-like, which produces MSRSMSMRSRRELPPPEKTIEKLESMVEGGNYYEAQQMYKSTSARYIAAQKHLEALDILQSGALVQLKHGQVTCGAELAVMFVDTLVKGGLPYSEETFDRIRKMYEAFPRISVPHFLGDDYDDDGQKLSEAISAAKVRAESCSSFLKAAIRWSAEFGTSRNGSPELHVMLAEYIYSESPETDMTKVSSHFVRGNDPKKFASMLVNFMSKCYPGEDDIAIARGVLMYLSQGNLRDANLLMDEMKAQLKSADSELPRTDLIQFIKYLLPTLERDAYPLFRTLRQKYKTSTDRDPVFEELLDEIAAKFYNIRRQNPLEGLFGEMFKI